One region of Colius striatus isolate bColStr4 chromosome 4, bColStr4.1.hap1, whole genome shotgun sequence genomic DNA includes:
- the TUBB6 gene encoding tubulin beta-6 chain isoform X2, whose product MDSVRSGPFGQLFRPDNFIFGQTGAGNNWAKGHYTEGAELVDSVLDVVRKECEHCDCLQGFQLTHSLGGGTGSGMGTLLISKIREEYPDRIMNTFSVMPSPKVSDTVVEPYNATLSVHQLVENTDETYCIDNEALYDICFRTLKLTTPTYGDLNHLVSATMSGVTTSLRFPGQLNADLRKLAVNMVPFPRLHFFMPGFAPLTARGSQQYRALTVPELTQQMFDAKNMMAACDPRHGRYLTVATVFRGPMSMKEVDEQMLAIQNKNSSYFVEWIPNNVKVAVCDIPPRGLKMASTFIGNSTAIQELFKRISEQFSAMFRRKAFLHWFTGEGMDEMEFTEAESNMNDLVSEYQQYQEATANDGEEAFEDDEEEINE is encoded by the exons ATGGATAGTGTGCGATCTGGTCCTTTTGGTCAGCTCTTTCGGCCTGATAACTTCATCTTTG GACAAACTGGTGCGGGAAACAACTGGGCTAAAGGACACTATACAGAAGGAGCAGAGTTGGTTGACTCTGTTCTTGATGTAGTGAGAAAAGAGTGTGAACACTGTGATTGCTTGCAAGGATTTCAGCTCACTCATTCCCTGGGAGGAGGGACAGGGTCTGGCATGGGAACCCTGCTCATCAGCAAGATACGAGAGGAATATCCGGACAGGATAATGAATACCTTTAGTGTCATGCCCTCTCCAAAGGTTTCTGATACAGTGGTGGAGCCTTATAATGCTACACTCTCAGTCCACCAGCTGGTTGAAAATACAGATGAAACCTACTGCATTGACAATGAAGCTTTGTATGACATTTGCTTCCGCACTCTGAAGCTCACCACTCCGACGTATGGCGATTTAAACCACTTGGTTTCTGCCACCATGAGCGGGGTAACTACATCCTTGCGTTTTCCAGGCCAACTGAACGCTGACCTCCGGAAACTGGCTGTAAACATGGTCCCTTTCCCACGCCTTCACTTCTTCATGCCAGGCTTTGCTCCTTTGACAGCCCGAGGCAGCCAGCAATACCGAGCGCTCACTGTtccagagctcacccagcagATGTTTGATGCCAAAAACATGATGGCAGCCTGTGACCCGAGACATGGGCGATATTTGACAGTGGCTACTGTCTTCCGTGGTCCCATGTCCATGAAGGAGGTTGATGAGCAGATGTTGGCCATCCAGAACAAGAACAGCAGTTACTTTGTGGAGTGGATCCCAAACAACGTCAAGGTGGCAGTGTGTGACATACCTCCTCGTGGCCTCAAGATGGCTTCCACGTTCATTGGCAACAGTACTGCTATTCAAGAGCTCTTCAAAAGGATCTCGGAGCAGTTTTCGGCCATGTTCAGGAGAAAGGCCTTCCTTCACTGGTTCACAGGAGAAGGAATGGATGAAATGGAAtttacagaagcagaaagcaaCATGAATGATCTGGTTTCAGAGTATCAGCAATACCAAGAAGCAACAGCAAATGATGGAGAGGAAGCGtttgaagatgatgaagaagaAATCAATGAATAA
- the TUBB6 gene encoding tubulin beta-6 chain isoform X1, whose product MREIVHIQAGQCGNQIGTKFWEVISDEHGIDPAGGYVGDSALQLERINVYYNESSSQKFVPRAVLVDLEPGTMDSVRSGPFGQLFRPDNFIFGQTGAGNNWAKGHYTEGAELVDSVLDVVRKECEHCDCLQGFQLTHSLGGGTGSGMGTLLISKIREEYPDRIMNTFSVMPSPKVSDTVVEPYNATLSVHQLVENTDETYCIDNEALYDICFRTLKLTTPTYGDLNHLVSATMSGVTTSLRFPGQLNADLRKLAVNMVPFPRLHFFMPGFAPLTARGSQQYRALTVPELTQQMFDAKNMMAACDPRHGRYLTVATVFRGPMSMKEVDEQMLAIQNKNSSYFVEWIPNNVKVAVCDIPPRGLKMASTFIGNSTAIQELFKRISEQFSAMFRRKAFLHWFTGEGMDEMEFTEAESNMNDLVSEYQQYQEATANDGEEAFEDDEEEINE is encoded by the exons ATGAGGGAGATCGTGCACATCCAGGCGGGCCAGTGCGGCAACCAGATCGGCACCAAG TTTTGGGAAGTGATAAGTGATGAGCATGGCATTGACCCAGCCGGAGGCTATGTCGGTGACTCAGCGCTGCAGCTGGAAAGGATCAATGTCTACTATAATGAATCATCTT CCCAGAAATTCGTACCAAGAGCAGTCTTGGTGGACTTGGAGCCAGGAACCATGGATAGTGTGCGATCTGGTCCTTTTGGTCAGCTCTTTCGGCCTGATAACTTCATCTTTG GACAAACTGGTGCGGGAAACAACTGGGCTAAAGGACACTATACAGAAGGAGCAGAGTTGGTTGACTCTGTTCTTGATGTAGTGAGAAAAGAGTGTGAACACTGTGATTGCTTGCAAGGATTTCAGCTCACTCATTCCCTGGGAGGAGGGACAGGGTCTGGCATGGGAACCCTGCTCATCAGCAAGATACGAGAGGAATATCCGGACAGGATAATGAATACCTTTAGTGTCATGCCCTCTCCAAAGGTTTCTGATACAGTGGTGGAGCCTTATAATGCTACACTCTCAGTCCACCAGCTGGTTGAAAATACAGATGAAACCTACTGCATTGACAATGAAGCTTTGTATGACATTTGCTTCCGCACTCTGAAGCTCACCACTCCGACGTATGGCGATTTAAACCACTTGGTTTCTGCCACCATGAGCGGGGTAACTACATCCTTGCGTTTTCCAGGCCAACTGAACGCTGACCTCCGGAAACTGGCTGTAAACATGGTCCCTTTCCCACGCCTTCACTTCTTCATGCCAGGCTTTGCTCCTTTGACAGCCCGAGGCAGCCAGCAATACCGAGCGCTCACTGTtccagagctcacccagcagATGTTTGATGCCAAAAACATGATGGCAGCCTGTGACCCGAGACATGGGCGATATTTGACAGTGGCTACTGTCTTCCGTGGTCCCATGTCCATGAAGGAGGTTGATGAGCAGATGTTGGCCATCCAGAACAAGAACAGCAGTTACTTTGTGGAGTGGATCCCAAACAACGTCAAGGTGGCAGTGTGTGACATACCTCCTCGTGGCCTCAAGATGGCTTCCACGTTCATTGGCAACAGTACTGCTATTCAAGAGCTCTTCAAAAGGATCTCGGAGCAGTTTTCGGCCATGTTCAGGAGAAAGGCCTTCCTTCACTGGTTCACAGGAGAAGGAATGGATGAAATGGAAtttacagaagcagaaagcaaCATGAATGATCTGGTTTCAGAGTATCAGCAATACCAAGAAGCAACAGCAAATGATGGAGAGGAAGCGtttgaagatgatgaagaagaAATCAATGAATAA
- the TUBB6 gene encoding tubulin beta-6 chain isoform X3 — MGTLLISKIREEYPDRIMNTFSVMPSPKVSDTVVEPYNATLSVHQLVENTDETYCIDNEALYDICFRTLKLTTPTYGDLNHLVSATMSGVTTSLRFPGQLNADLRKLAVNMVPFPRLHFFMPGFAPLTARGSQQYRALTVPELTQQMFDAKNMMAACDPRHGRYLTVATVFRGPMSMKEVDEQMLAIQNKNSSYFVEWIPNNVKVAVCDIPPRGLKMASTFIGNSTAIQELFKRISEQFSAMFRRKAFLHWFTGEGMDEMEFTEAESNMNDLVSEYQQYQEATANDGEEAFEDDEEEINE, encoded by the coding sequence ATGGGAACCCTGCTCATCAGCAAGATACGAGAGGAATATCCGGACAGGATAATGAATACCTTTAGTGTCATGCCCTCTCCAAAGGTTTCTGATACAGTGGTGGAGCCTTATAATGCTACACTCTCAGTCCACCAGCTGGTTGAAAATACAGATGAAACCTACTGCATTGACAATGAAGCTTTGTATGACATTTGCTTCCGCACTCTGAAGCTCACCACTCCGACGTATGGCGATTTAAACCACTTGGTTTCTGCCACCATGAGCGGGGTAACTACATCCTTGCGTTTTCCAGGCCAACTGAACGCTGACCTCCGGAAACTGGCTGTAAACATGGTCCCTTTCCCACGCCTTCACTTCTTCATGCCAGGCTTTGCTCCTTTGACAGCCCGAGGCAGCCAGCAATACCGAGCGCTCACTGTtccagagctcacccagcagATGTTTGATGCCAAAAACATGATGGCAGCCTGTGACCCGAGACATGGGCGATATTTGACAGTGGCTACTGTCTTCCGTGGTCCCATGTCCATGAAGGAGGTTGATGAGCAGATGTTGGCCATCCAGAACAAGAACAGCAGTTACTTTGTGGAGTGGATCCCAAACAACGTCAAGGTGGCAGTGTGTGACATACCTCCTCGTGGCCTCAAGATGGCTTCCACGTTCATTGGCAACAGTACTGCTATTCAAGAGCTCTTCAAAAGGATCTCGGAGCAGTTTTCGGCCATGTTCAGGAGAAAGGCCTTCCTTCACTGGTTCACAGGAGAAGGAATGGATGAAATGGAAtttacagaagcagaaagcaaCATGAATGATCTGGTTTCAGAGTATCAGCAATACCAAGAAGCAACAGCAAATGATGGAGAGGAAGCGtttgaagatgatgaagaagaAATCAATGAATAA
- the CIDEA gene encoding lipid transferase CIDEA: MEAAGGYVGSLVRSLVSMGASVGAVTKQTLFPPLMPAGRPFRVSNASRSNRKGIVASSLQELISKTLDAFLISAGIVTLVLEEDGTIVDTEEFFRSLDDNTHFMVLERGQKWTQTKNGVAVRQKKKMGVANVTFDLYKLNPKDFIGCLNIKATFYEMYSISYDIKCMGAKSVLRKVLQLMSHAAQIAGQFLLYTGTYMLQLMGEYDEDGTCTRSRRE; encoded by the exons ATGGAGGCAGCAGGAGGCTACGTGGGGTCGCTGGTGCG ATCTTTGGTATCCATGGGAGCATCTGTGGGAGCAGTAACAAAACAGACCCTGTTCCCCCCTCTCATGCCTGCAGGGCGACCTTTCCGTGTATCAAATGCCTCCCGAAGCAACCGAAAAGGAATTGTTGCAAGCAGTTTGCAAGAGCTCATCAGCAAG ACTTTAGATGCCTTCCTTATATCTGCTGGAATAGTTACTCTTGTTTTGGAAGAAGATGGCACGATCGTGGACACAGAAGAATTCTTCAGATCACTGGATGACAATACGCACTTCATGGTTCTGGAAAGAGGTCAGAAATGGACGCAG acaAAAAATGGTGTTGCTGtgagacaaaagaagaaaatgggagTAGCTAACGTCACATTTGATCTGTACAAGCTGAACCCTAAGGATTTTATTGGCTGCTTAAACATCAAGGCAACATTCTATGAGATGTACTCTATCTCGTATGACATCAAATGTATGGGAGCAAAAAGTGTATTGCG GAAGGTGCTTCAGCTAATGTCCCATGCAGCACAGATAGCTGGACAGTTTCTTCTCTATACTGGAACATATATGTTGCAGCTGATGGGTGAATACGACGAAGACGGCACGTGCACGAGATCAAGGCGGGAGTAG